AAACGGGGTATAGAAGAAACTTTCAGCCAGATTATATACAACGGTTTGTGGTACAGTCCTCTAAAAGCTGCCCTTGATGCTTTCATTCAGAAGACTCAAGAAAGGGTTTCCGGTACAGTTCGGATTAAATTGTTTAAAGGAAATGCAACTATTGTCGGTCGCAGTTCCGCAAATACTCTCTATACTCCAGATTTAGCAACCTATGGTGCTGATGACCAGTTTGATCATAAAGCAGCTGAAGGTTTTATCTATGTTTGGGGTTTACCCACCCGCATTTGGGCAAAGCAGGATAAATAAGGGAAAAATGGCGAAGAGGGGAAGTTATTCATCTCTGCTATCATTCTCAACAAGACCTAAAAACCGGATTTCTGGATACAAAGACTTTCAAAGTTAAATACAGATAATTCGCGCCGTTTAGATCCCTGACTTCTTCATGAGGTCGGGGATATTATGTCTCACGAATGATTTACGATATTTACTTATGGAGAAGAAATAAAGATTCCCAATTTATATGGGAAGTAGGATAAATAATGCGTCCTTGTTTCAAGCCCCTAAGTTTATGGGGATAGTAATTTTGAATTTTGAATTTTGAATTCCCCAAAGGTTTGACTATGCGATCGCTGTCGGAAATTAACGAAAAAATTCTCCAAAAACGTGCAGTTGTCTTGACGGTAGCAGAGGTAAAACAGCAAGTTGCAGAAAAGGGAGTAGCAAAAGTTGCCCAGGAAGTCGATGTAATTACGACTGGGACTTTTGAACCTATGGAGTCAAGCGGCGCTATCATCAACCTCGGACACACCGACCCACCAATTAAGATTCGCCGTTGTTGGTTGGATGGTGTCCCTGTATACTCAGGTTTCGGCGCTGTGGATTTATACCTGGGCGCTAGCAGTGCAGCAGAGGTGATGGAGGGAGAAGAAGTTCGAGAGCGGGGTGGCGGTCATGTAATTGAAGAATTAATTGCTGGCAAAGCGATTCAAGTACGTGCCCAAGGTCAAGTTACTGATTGTTATCCTAGGGCAACCTTTGAAACGACAATCACCCGTGATACTATCAACCAATTTTATCTCTACAATCCTCGCAATCTCTATCAGAATTTCATTGTTGGGGTGAATGGTGGCGATCGCCCTCTATATACTTACCTCGGTCTATTACAACCCCGTCTGAGTAACGCCGTCTACTCCAACCCTGGAGCAATCTCTCCCCTATTTAATGACCCAGATTTACAGTCAGTTGGTGTCGGGACTAAAATTTTTCTCGGTGGTGGAATTGGTTACATCGCCTGGGAAGGAACTCAGCATTTTCCCCTACAAAAACGTTTACCCAACGGTACACCCATCGGTCCAGCCGCTACCCTAGCATTAATTGGTGATGCCAAACAAATGAGTCCCCAGTGGGTACGAGGCTGCTACTTTAAAAATTATGGTCCCTCCCTGATGTTAGGTGTGGGTGTACCTTTCCCGGTTCTCAACCAAGAGATTATCGCTAGATGTGCGGTCTTAGACCAAGATATTGTCGCCCCTATCGTCGATTTTTCTATCCCTAGGCGAGTCCGTCCCACCTTCGGTTTAGTTAGTTACGCTCAACTCAAATCTGGACGTATCACTATTGAAGGTCGCACAGTTCGCACTGCTCCCCTCGTCAGTTTATACCTCTCCCAACAAGTTGCCGAAGAACTGAAACAATGGATTACAGCTGGAGAATTTACCCTCACCGAATCAGTTGCCCCTATTCCCATGACTCGGTCTTTTTTGCCCCAAGACCGTTGGACAGAGTTTTAAGAATTCTTGCAATTTATTAAATAAAACGACAATCAGCGAAAAAACTATTTAACTGAGGCTGGCTGAATTGGTCTATAATTATAGAATGTAACCTATGCTACATAACGCTAGGGCGACCCACCCACAAGCGTAAAAATACTCAACGTCAATTGTTGATATTCATACTGACGCAGCTATAGAGTTTTGTGATCTCAATGTATACAACCGAGTCAACCAAGTACCAACCGACAACGGATATCGGACAAAAGAGTCGTATCTTGGTAGTAGAAGATGAAGACTTAATCCGAGAAATGTTAGTGATGGCATTAGAGGAAGAAGGTTACGGTGTTGTAACTGCCTCTGATGGACGGATGGCGGTAGAACATCTCAAAAGTGTTGAGCAAAATTTGGGAGAGCTAAGTTTTGATTTGGTAATCCTGGATTTGATGCTACCTCAAATTAATGGTCTGGATATTTGCCGTTTATTGCGCTACCAAGGAAACCCCGTACCCATTTTGATGTTAAGCGCAAAAGGCAGCGAAACTGACCGTGTATTAGGTTTGGAAGTAGGAGCAGATGACTACTTAACTAAGCCTTTCAGTATGCGTGAACTGATTGCTCGGTGTCGAGCGCTACTGCGGCGGCAGCGTCTCAGTAGTTTACCTCAGTTACCTGTTTTACAGTACAAAGATATTAATCTTTATCCTCAAGAATGTCGGGTGTTAGTGCGTGGACAAGAAGTTAACTTGTCTCCCAAGGAATTTCGGCTGCTAGAATTATTCATGAGCTATGCCCGACGGGTATGGTCACGGGAGCAATTACTCGATCAGGTATGGGGTCCTGATTTTGTCGGTGATAGCAAAACTGTGGATGTGCATATTCGTTGGTTGCGCGAGAAGTTAGAATTAGATCCAAGTCGTCCCGAATATATTGTTACAGTTCGTGGTTTTGGTTATAGATTTGGATAAGTGTAGGTTGTTAGAAAATACTAACAACTGTCAATGTCTGGATTACATTTTTTTCTTGGTTTAAGCGTGGGATTGGCGTTTTGGGTGTGGCAACAGATACAACTAAAACGCCAAATCGGTAATTTACCGCGATCGCTATCTCTGGAACTTGCCGATGTGGATTTGCCCTTGATTCCTCGTTTACGGCAAGAAATTTCTGCTGTCAAGGAGCAGCGAGAGCAATTAAAAATTCAGGTGCGAGACTATCAAGAGTTGCTGGAGTTCGCACCCACAGCTTATTTACAGGTAGACGAAGAAAATCAATTATTAGGCTGCAACAAAGTTGCTAGGGAAATTTTACAGCTCCAGAGGTGGCAATCGGGACAAGTGCGTTTGTTGCTGGAGGTGGTGCGCTCCTATGAATTGGATCGACTGATAGAGCAAACCCGCGATCGCCAGGAACCGCAGATGCGAGAGTGGGTGTTTCACCCCCCTTGTGAGAACGCTGCCGCAATGTTAGAAGTAAAGTCGTTGCAATTGAGGGCGACAAGTCTGCCATTATCAGATGGTCAAGTTGGTGTTTTTCTTGAGAATCTCCAGCCCCTCATAGATATTAGTCGCAATCGCGATCGCACCCTATCTGACCTGGCTCACGAGTTAAGAACACCTCTCACTTCTATTCGCTTAGTCGTAGAAACATTGCAAAATCGCCTGCAACCACCCCTAGACAAATTCGCCAACCGTCTCTTACCAGAGGTGGATCGTCTCATCAATCTTGTACAAAGTTGGTTAGAACTTAACCAATTAGAAGTTAATCCTAGTTTACATATTCAAGCTCAACCAACGGAAATACATTCCTTGGTGGTTTCGGCTTGGGAGACTTTAGAACCAATTGCCCAGCGTCGTAAAGTGCAGATTATCTATACAGGTGGGGAAGAAGTCTGGATTAATGCTGACAAGTCAAAAATTTACCAAGTTTTTCTCAATCTATTGGATAACAGTTTAAAATACAGTCCCCCTTGTGGAAATATCCATGTAGAAGTTAAAATCCTTTACTCGAATAATATCAATATACTTAAGGAAAACAACTCACATAATCTGGAGATTAATATTATCGACGCTGGAATTGGTTTTTCCGATAAAGATTTGCCCTATATCTTTGAGCGTTTTTATCGAGGAGATCAATCCCGTTCCCGGACATCTGATGCTGAACATCCCTCTCCCACAGTCACAGTCGGTAGTGGTTTAGGTTTGGCGATCGTTCAACAAATTATTTTGGCTCACGGGGGTACTATCAAAGCTATGAATCACCCAGAAACTGGTGGAGCATGGTTACAAATATTACTTCCAGGGGTCATGTCAAATTCCTAATTCCCGGACTATATTAAAAAAATAAATTCATGTTTGAGATTACAAGCGTGAAAGCACTTTTATCAAATCACGATTCTGGAAGACCCCAACTCACACGAGAGATTAGACGTTTAGAGCGTGATATCTTACGGATGGGTGCTTTAGTAGAAAAATCCTTTCGTTTAAGTCATCAAGCACTGTGCGATCGCGATTTAACCGCAGCCAAGCAGTTACCGCTTTTGGATAAGAAAATAGACCGTTTTTATAAGCAAATTGAATCAGATTGCGCCGCCATTATGACATTACAGGCTCCTGTAGCTCAAGATTTGCGGTGTCTCAGTGCTTTTATGCAATTAGTGCGAGATTTAGAGCGCATAGGGGATTATGCCCAAGATTTGGCAGAAATTTCCATTAAGCTGTTCCCCTATCCTCCCCATATTGCCCTGGGAGAGATTGCTGTCATGTCTCACCATGCTCAAGCTATGCTGGCTACTAGTCTAGTTGCCCTTGCGGATTTAGACGAAGAAGGTGGCAGGAGTATCAAACGTTTGGATGATGCTGTGGATCATGCCTATGAGCATCTGTATCAAACTTTGGCACAAGAACGTGATGTTCCAGGTGTGGTAGAACCTATTTTACTCCTGGTTTTGGCAATTCGTTGCCTAGAAAGAATGGCAGACCATGCTACAAATATTGGTCAACGAGTAGCATATATTGTCACGGGGCAAAGATGAAAATAATTCGTAATTCGTAATTCGTAATTCGTAATTGAATTAAACCACCCACAAGGGGCGAGGTTTTGACCTTTTCCCTTCTTGATAAATTTGAGAAACAAGGAGATAGGGAAGAAACATACCCTTAACCTTGTTTTTCACAAGTTTTGGGAGCAGTTGATTGCCGTTCGCGTTAGCGGACTTTAAGTCCATTGCCCTAGCTTCAACCATGGCGTTCTGAGAATATCGCTAATCAATTGACAAAAAAAAGTGATCAATACTACCTAGGTTTAGTTGAGGTTTCCGGTAGAATTGGTGAGCTAACATACATTTCACGCCACGATTACCTGTTCTTAACCTTATGCCACTAAAGTAACTGAGGGGGTTGTGAATTATAGTCACTAATTTATACTGGTGGCGTTCCTTAGAAATAAAAACCTCATGAATGTTACACGTCGAGATTTCTTATTACTGATGGCTGGAGGTGCTGGTGCAGTTGCACTGAGTTCTTTAGTCGGATGCGATAAGAAAGTTACACGGTCATCTACCACAATTGTAGGCACAAATCAGTTTGCTTTTCAGCCTCTCCAGGGGGCAATTCCCCTAGAAACCTCCGGATTGCAACCAGAGGAGCAAAAAGCTCACTACAGTACCTATGAAGTAAAAGATGATTTAATACTTCCTGAAGGTTTTACCTACCAAGTTATAGCTGCTTGGGGCGATCGCCTGGGTG
The Calothrix sp. 336/3 DNA segment above includes these coding regions:
- a CDS encoding homocysteine biosynthesis protein, whose protein sequence is MRSLSEINEKILQKRAVVLTVAEVKQQVAEKGVAKVAQEVDVITTGTFEPMESSGAIINLGHTDPPIKIRRCWLDGVPVYSGFGAVDLYLGASSAAEVMEGEEVRERGGGHVIEELIAGKAIQVRAQGQVTDCYPRATFETTITRDTINQFYLYNPRNLYQNFIVGVNGGDRPLYTYLGLLQPRLSNAVYSNPGAISPLFNDPDLQSVGVGTKIFLGGGIGYIAWEGTQHFPLQKRLPNGTPIGPAATLALIGDAKQMSPQWVRGCYFKNYGPSLMLGVGVPFPVLNQEIIARCAVLDQDIVAPIVDFSIPRRVRPTFGLVSYAQLKSGRITIEGRTVRTAPLVSLYLSQQVAEELKQWITAGEFTLTESVAPIPMTRSFLPQDRWTEF
- a CDS encoding winged helix-turn-helix domain-containing protein, producing MYTTESTKYQPTTDIGQKSRILVVEDEDLIREMLVMALEEEGYGVVTASDGRMAVEHLKSVEQNLGELSFDLVILDLMLPQINGLDICRLLRYQGNPVPILMLSAKGSETDRVLGLEVGADDYLTKPFSMRELIARCRALLRRQRLSSLPQLPVLQYKDINLYPQECRVLVRGQEVNLSPKEFRLLELFMSYARRVWSREQLLDQVWGPDFVGDSKTVDVHIRWLREKLELDPSRPEYIVTVRGFGYRFG
- a CDS encoding cell wall metabolism sensor histidine kinase WalK encodes the protein MSGLHFFLGLSVGLAFWVWQQIQLKRQIGNLPRSLSLELADVDLPLIPRLRQEISAVKEQREQLKIQVRDYQELLEFAPTAYLQVDEENQLLGCNKVAREILQLQRWQSGQVRLLLEVVRSYELDRLIEQTRDRQEPQMREWVFHPPCENAAAMLEVKSLQLRATSLPLSDGQVGVFLENLQPLIDISRNRDRTLSDLAHELRTPLTSIRLVVETLQNRLQPPLDKFANRLLPEVDRLINLVQSWLELNQLEVNPSLHIQAQPTEIHSLVVSAWETLEPIAQRRKVQIIYTGGEEVWINADKSKIYQVFLNLLDNSLKYSPPCGNIHVEVKILYSNNINILKENNSHNLEINIIDAGIGFSDKDLPYIFERFYRGDQSRSRTSDAEHPSPTVTVGSGLGLAIVQQIILAHGGTIKAMNHPETGGAWLQILLPGVMSNS
- the phoU gene encoding phosphate signaling complex protein PhoU: MFEITSVKALLSNHDSGRPQLTREIRRLERDILRMGALVEKSFRLSHQALCDRDLTAAKQLPLLDKKIDRFYKQIESDCAAIMTLQAPVAQDLRCLSAFMQLVRDLERIGDYAQDLAEISIKLFPYPPHIALGEIAVMSHHAQAMLATSLVALADLDEEGGRSIKRLDDAVDHAYEHLYQTLAQERDVPGVVEPILLLVLAIRCLERMADHATNIGQRVAYIVTGQR